DNA from Parageobacillus thermoglucosidasius:
GCAAATGGCTATGGAAATATTAGAACGGCTTGGAGGAAAAGAAAATATTGCGCGCATCGCTCATTGCATGACGAGAGTGAGAGTGTCGCTATATGATCATCAAAAGGCGGATATCGCAGGACTTAAAAATATTGATGGGGTGATGGGAGTCATTGAAGATGAAACGCTGCAAATCGTTGTTGGCCCTGGAGTCGTTAACAAAGTAGCGGCCGCGCTTTGCGAATTGACGGGGTTGGAACTTGGGGAAGTGAGCAAAGAAGATATTGCAGCCCAGACAAAAGCCGAGATACAAAAGCGCAACCAAACGCCGTTTAAACGGTTGTTGCGCAAAATCGGCAGCATTTTTATCCCGCTTATACCTGGACTTGTTGCATCGGGAATCATAAACGGAATCGCTAATTTTGCCAAAAACGCTGGTGCTGATCCAACGGAAACATGGCTGCAGCTGTTATTGATTATTGGCGGCGGCATTTTCGCTTCGCTTGGCATTTTAGTCGGATATAATACGGCCAAAGAGTTTGGCGGCACCCCTGTATTAGGAGCGATTGCCGGAATTTTAGTGTTTAACCCGGCGCTTGCCGATGTGAAACTATTTGGGGAAGCGCTTACGCCGGGACGGGGTGGATTGTTTGCGGTGATGTTGGCGGCGTGGCTGATGGCGGTCATTGAAAAGCGCGTCCGCAAATTTGTTCCAAATGCGGTCGATATTATTGTAACGCCGCTTGTCACCGTGTTAGTCGTATGTTTGTTTACGCTCGTTGCCGTTCAGCCGTTTGCCGGATGGTTGTCTTTAGGGATTACGAGCGGAATCAAAGCGGTGTTGGATATTGGCGGTGCGGTTGCCGGCGCTGTATTGGCGGGAACGTTTTTGCCGCTCGTGATGGTTGGGTTGCATCACGGTTTGACGCCAATTCATATGGAATTTATTAATAAAATCGGTTCTACACCTATTCTTCCGATTTTGGCGATGGCAGGGGCAGGCCAGGTAGGCGCAGCGATCGCGATTTTCGTCAAAACGAAAAACAAGCGGCTTCGCAATATTATAAAAGGGGCGCTGCCAGTTGGATTTTTAGGAATTGGTGAGCCGTTGTTGTACGGAGTCACACTGCCATTGGGAAGACCATTTTTAACCGCGTGCCTCGGCGCAGCGGTCGGCGGCGCGTTTCAGGCGGTAATGAAAACGGCCGCGCTTGGAATAGGTGTATCGGGGTTATCGCTTATTCCGTTAATTGCGGATAATAAATATATGCTGTATTTCGCAGGGTTGTTTATTTCGTATGTGTTTGGCTTCATTTTTACGTATTTCTTCGGCTTTAAAGAAGAAATGGCGGAAAACATTTAGTTGTAGGAGGCGTTTATGTTTTATCTGTCTTTTTACTTCACGGAACCGATGGAGCAAATTGAAAAACGGTTTCAACAGGCAAATTACTTCGGATGCAGGGAGATGTTTACATCGCTTCACATTCCTGAAGATGACCTTGCCATTTATCGCAAGCGGTTGCAAGAAATCGGACAGTTAGCGAAACAGTATGAAGTCGGGATCGTCGCTGATGTTACTCCGGCTTCTTTGGCCAAAATCGGGAAAGATGGCGGCCATCTTGATGGGCTTGTCAGTTCAGGAATCAGCGGACTCCGATTGGATGACGGGTTTTCCGTTGAAGAGGCAGCGCAGCTTTCCCATCAAATCAAAGTCGTTTTTAATGCAAGCACAATGACGGAGGAAGAATGTGACAAGCTTATTGCTTGTAATGCCAATTGGAATCATCTCGAAGCGTGGCATAATTTTTATCCGCGTCCGGAAACGGGGCTGGCGAAAGAAACGGTGATTCGCAAAAACAAGATGCTGCGCCGGAAAGGAATACGAACGATCGCCGCATTTATTCCGGGAAATAAAGAAAAACGGGGGCCGCTTTATCAAGGTCTCCCGACGCTGGAAGCGCACCGGAACATCGAACCGCTTTGTGCGTACGCGGAATTAGTGCGGGATTGCGGCGTAAATAAAGTATTTGTCGGTGATGGTTCGATGACAGAGGAGGCGCTGGCGCGAATGAAGGAGTTTTGTGATGGCGTCATTCCGCTTCGTTATCGGCCGCTCATCCGACAACATGAGCTGCTTTCCATGATCGAAACGGTTCATACGAACCGACGCGATGCGGCAAGGGATGTCATCCGCTCGCGCGAATCCCGTTTATCTTTCTTGTGGCCAAAGCATTTGATGGAGCCAGCATGTACGATCGAAAGACAAAAAGGCAGTGTTACAATGGATAATATTCGATATGGAAGATATGCTGGCGAACTGCAAATCACATTAACGGATCTTCCGGCAGATGATAAAGTCAATGTGATTGGACGAATTATCGAAGAAGACCTTCCTCTCCTTGCGTACGTCGGAGGAGGGCAACGGTTTCGCCTTGTACAAGTCATATAAAGCGCATGACCACCGATATCGGTGGTTTTTCACTTTTTTTCATAGAAGTCGAAGTCTCTCTTCCCTCTAAACGGAGGAATTCATCAAACAAACGTAAAAAAATAGCTGATAGAAGAAAGAGAATCTCTACCGTATTGGCAAATCTTAATGAAGAATAATGAAAAAGAACGATGCTATAATGAAAATAGGAGATATCAAGAAAATGGCGGTGATAAATATGTTATCACAACAAGAAATACTTGATGAATTGTCCAAAAACTTAGGAGTATGGAAAGAAAAATACGGTGTAAAGCGTATTGGTTTGTTCGGCTCGTATAGCCGGGGGGAACAAAAGGATTTTAGTGACATTGATGTGTTAGTGGAATTTGTGGATAATGCTATGACATTCGACAACTATATGGATTTAAAATTTCATCTCGAAGATCGTTTTCAAAAGCCGGTGGATTTAGTCATTTTAGATGACATTAAACCAGCATTAAAATCGAGTATTTTAAGGAGTGCTAAGTATGCAGAGGAATCCTAAAGTCTTTTTAGAGGATATTCTTTCAGCAGCCAATAAAATACAGAAATATACGAAAAACATGGACTATGAAGCATTTCTAGATAATGAACTTGTGTGTGATGCAGTTATTAAGAATATATTGGTGATTGGTGAAGCGACAAAAAACATTCCAGAACAAATCAGACAGGCAAATCCGCATATCGAATGGAGAAAAATGTCTGGAATGCGCGATATGATGATTCATGGTTATTTTTCTATTAATTATCGCATTGTATGGGATGTGGTAATCAATAAAATCCCAACACTAAAACAGGAAATCGAAAAATTGTTAAAAGAAATGAATGATTAAAACTATTATTAGAAAAAGGATTTTTTTGGGAATATAACAAATAGAATATCAACTAGCTTGTCGATCAAGTTCTGATTATCCTCTTTTTTTATTAGAAAAAAAGGATGGGGATGGAAGGAAACAAGATGAGAGGGGAGACTGTCTACCGCAGAATTATTGCTGGAGTGCCTCTAACAGGGGGGGATAATGGTCCCTCCAAAACTTGCCTTCAAAGGCCCAGCTATTTTTTGATTTCCATATAAAAAGCAGTTAAAAATTTCCGCACGTTAATTCGGCACTTCGTTGTTTTTTCTCCCGCTTCAAGTTCCTTCATACGCCTACGGATCTCTGCAAAATCAAAAAGCCGGGGAGCGAAATGCTCAAAAGTAGGATTCGTATAATCCGTGAGCCCGAGGGAAGATAAATGGGTAAAAGCTTGCAGCACAATGCGGCGAATGCGTTGTTCCATAGCGCGAACTTCTTTTTGTATTGCTGATTCATCATCATAAGGGGCGTGCGTTTGCCGCACAAGTTCTGTATATAATTCTTTTAAAGGCGGAAGTTCGTGAATCGTCTGCCCTTGTTTTTCTTTTTCCGCCAGCCAGCGCATGATAAGCAATAAATCTGACGCTCCCGATTCCCCGGCAATGCCCAACAGAAGAAGGAGATGCTGCGCTTGTTGTTCCAATTGTGTTTGTTTGTTTTGCTGCAAAGGGGAAGGAGGGGTATTCGCTTGATCTAACGTCTGCAACAGCTGCCGAATCGAATGAAGAGAGTGAGAGATGGAGATATGTTCCGCTACCCGCTTCAATACCGCCACCACTTCGTGGCGGTTAATCGGCTTTTGAATGTACGTATCGACGCCGTGAAGATATGCTTGTCCAACCATTTCCTTATTTTCTACTTGAGAAATCATGACAAACTGTCCAGTAAACCCTTCTTCTTTTAATTTTTTCATCGTTTGAATGCCATCGCGTCCCGGCATTAGCAAATCAATAAGCACTACGTCGACGGAATACAATTGGTCTGCTGATACGTCCAAGCCGTCTTCCGCTTGGCCAACAACTTCCCCGAGCTGGTTTTCCGTAATAATTTTTTCAAGCATTTTGCGCACGGCGGCGTCGTCCTCAATCAGAAAAAAACGAAGAGGCATTACTTGCATTCCTCCTTTCGCAGCAGCTGACCGGTAGGAATGGCCAGACGAAATATGGTTTGTCCGGGTTTGCTGCTGACAAGCTGTATATGTCCATGAAGGCTTTGCACAATGTCCCGCGCATGGGTGAGGCCGATGCCCGTTGACGGGTTTCCATGTGGATCGTATTTTGTTGTAAAGCCAGGATGAAAAATCCAGTCAACATCTTCCTTTGTAATGCCTATTCCAGAGTCCGTCACCTCAAAAACGAGGTCGCTTTGCTCCAATTTTGCCTGCAGATGAATTGATCCGGACGACGGAATGGCTTCCACGGCATTAGCAACTAAGTTGTTTAATACAGAGAGCAAGGCGTAAACGTGGTCGGTCGATAAATCCACTTGGCACTCCTGAGTGAACTGAATGTTTTTTCCTAATAGCTCAGCATATTTTTGGTTAGCGCGCATGACCATTCCGCAAAGTTCGCTGATTGGAAGGCGGCGCCGCAACGGTTCTTGTCCAATTAATTTCGATAAACCTGAAAAAATGCGCTGCACATCCTTTTTTACTTCATGAATATGCTCGGCGATATAGAGCGCGGAATGTGGCTCGACTTTTTTTCCTTCCACGAGAAGCGAGTACAGATCATAACTTTTCCGGGTAATTTCTTCGATGTATGCAATTGATTTTTGCAAGTAGAATGTTTCCTCATATAGTCCCGTATTAATCATCATAAGGCGTTCCAGTTCCTGCTGCCGCGCTTCTCCTATGGCGCGAAGATGCCTTATCATTAAAATGTTGTATAGGCCGATGACGCAGAAGCTCCGCAAAATGCCAAACAACAACATCATCGCAATGGTTTGGTATGTCAATGTGAACGGCTCGCCAAAGAAATCGCGAAAGAAAAGTTCGACGGCATTGGAAGTAAAATCAAGAACGGCGCCAAGCAATCCGGCGCGAATCGGAAACTCCATAAAACGGCGGAAGTTAATGATTCTGGCCATCAACGCGAAACTAATGTAATAAAACGCAGCCGGTATATGGACGAGAAGGCTATCAGACAATGTCGCTTGCCCTGTCAGCATGTCAAGAGCGACGCGAAATCCGGCTACGAACAATCCTGCACAAATACCGATGAAGATCGGCGAAACCGTTGCAAATGAAATAAGGCCGAAAAAAAATACGGCGCTGCCTAATGAAAAGCGGAACGAACTATCAAACGGCTTAACTTTCATTTCTCCCAAGAAAGCGGTAGCCAATATAAGAAACGCTACGATCAAAAGCTGTTCACGCATGGTTTTCCCATTTTTCACACATTTCTCACCATCCCCTTTTTTCTATTATACAACAGATTGGGATGGAATTTTATTTGTCGTTTATTTTTCCATGAACATATGAATCCGTTTAACGCTGTTTATATTCGAGCCTTCTGGAAACAAGGGATAATGAATAATTGACGACAAAATACATGAGCGCGACGAGAATAAAAATCGGTATCACATAATTGACATTTCTTCCATTAATGATTTGCGCATGGTTCATCAATTCTGGAAGAGCGATCACGATTGCTAACGACGTGTCTTTCAGCAGCGAAATAAATTGGCTGACAATCGGCGGCACCATGCGGCGCAATGCTTGCGGCAAGATGATATACCATAACGTTTGGATATAAGTGAGCCCTGATGAGCGCGCCGCTTCGATTTGCCCTTTGTCAATCGAATTTAAGCCGCCGCGGACGATTTCCGACAGCATCGCTGATTCAAAAACAACGAGGGCGACAATGGCCGCGTAAAATTTATCCAGCTTTAATCCTACTTCTGGCAGCGCGAAATATGTAAAGAAAATAATTAAGAGAAGCGGAAGATTGCGAATCGTTTCAACGATGACAGCGAATATTTGCGAAATGCCAGGGATTTTTGTATAGCGTATAACACCGATGATAATCCCGAAAATAAAGCTAAAAATAATGGAGATAAACGCAACTTCCAATGTCACTAAAAATCCTTGCAGCAAAAAGGCGAGATGCGCTGGGGAGTATGCGCCGACAAAGTCCATCTGTCCTTACCTCCTTGAATTATCGGCTTTTTGCCAAGCGGCGTTCCAAATATCCAACGCCAAGGCTTAGCGGTATTGTCAGTACAAGGTAAAACAATGCGACGAAAATGTAAACATCAAATGTCACAAATGTTTCCGATGAGATTAAGTCACCAAAATACATGAGGTCAAGTCCGGCGATGACACCCAAAACGGACGAGTTTTTCACAAGATTAATAAATTGGTTGCCAAGCGGCGG
Protein-coding regions in this window:
- a CDS encoding amino acid ABC transporter permease, translated to MDFVGAYSPAHLAFLLQGFLVTLEVAFISIIFSFIFGIIIGVIRYTKIPGISQIFAVIVETIRNLPLLLIIFFTYFALPEVGLKLDKFYAAIVALVVFESAMLSEIVRGGLNSIDKGQIEAARSSGLTYIQTLWYIILPQALRRMVPPIVSQFISLLKDTSLAIVIALPELMNHAQIINGRNVNYVIPIFILVALMYFVVNYSLSLVSRRLEYKQR
- a CDS encoding DUF871 domain-containing protein — encoded protein: MFYLSFYFTEPMEQIEKRFQQANYFGCREMFTSLHIPEDDLAIYRKRLQEIGQLAKQYEVGIVADVTPASLAKIGKDGGHLDGLVSSGISGLRLDDGFSVEEAAQLSHQIKVVFNASTMTEEECDKLIACNANWNHLEAWHNFYPRPETGLAKETVIRKNKMLRRKGIRTIAAFIPGNKEKRGPLYQGLPTLEAHRNIEPLCAYAELVRDCGVNKVFVGDGSMTEEALARMKEFCDGVIPLRYRPLIRQHELLSMIETVHTNRRDAARDVIRSRESRLSFLWPKHLMEPACTIERQKGSVTMDNIRYGRYAGELQITLTDLPADDKVNVIGRIIEEDLPLLAYVGGGQRFRLVQVI
- a CDS encoding HepT-like ribonuclease domain-containing protein; its protein translation is MQRNPKVFLEDILSAANKIQKYTKNMDYEAFLDNELVCDAVIKNILVIGEATKNIPEQIRQANPHIEWRKMSGMRDMMIHGYFSINYRIVWDVVINKIPTLKQEIEKLLKEMND
- a CDS encoding nucleotidyltransferase family protein, with protein sequence MAVINMLSQQEILDELSKNLGVWKEKYGVKRIGLFGSYSRGEQKDFSDIDVLVEFVDNAMTFDNYMDLKFHLEDRFQKPVDLVILDDIKPALKSSILRSAKYAEES
- a CDS encoding sensor histidine kinase — translated: MREQLLIVAFLILATAFLGEMKVKPFDSSFRFSLGSAVFFFGLISFATVSPIFIGICAGLFVAGFRVALDMLTGQATLSDSLLVHIPAAFYYISFALMARIINFRRFMEFPIRAGLLGAVLDFTSNAVELFFRDFFGEPFTLTYQTIAMMLLFGILRSFCVIGLYNILMIRHLRAIGEARQQELERLMMINTGLYEETFYLQKSIAYIEEITRKSYDLYSLLVEGKKVEPHSALYIAEHIHEVKKDVQRIFSGLSKLIGQEPLRRRLPISELCGMVMRANQKYAELLGKNIQFTQECQVDLSTDHVYALLSVLNNLVANAVEAIPSSGSIHLQAKLEQSDLVFEVTDSGIGITKEDVDWIFHPGFTTKYDPHGNPSTGIGLTHARDIVQSLHGHIQLVSSKPGQTIFRLAIPTGQLLRKEECK
- a CDS encoding response regulator, with amino-acid sequence MPLRFFLIEDDAAVRKMLEKIITENQLGEVVGQAEDGLDVSADQLYSVDVVLIDLLMPGRDGIQTMKKLKEEGFTGQFVMISQVENKEMVGQAYLHGVDTYIQKPINRHEVVAVLKRVAEHISISHSLHSIRQLLQTLDQANTPPSPLQQNKQTQLEQQAQHLLLLLGIAGESGASDLLLIMRWLAEKEKQGQTIHELPPLKELYTELVRQTHAPYDDESAIQKEVRAMEQRIRRIVLQAFTHLSSLGLTDYTNPTFEHFAPRLFDFAEIRRRMKELEAGEKTTKCRINVRKFLTAFYMEIKK
- a CDS encoding PTS transporter subunit EIIC; the protein is MKRERQMAMEILERLGGKENIARIAHCMTRVRVSLYDHQKADIAGLKNIDGVMGVIEDETLQIVVGPGVVNKVAAALCELTGLELGEVSKEDIAAQTKAEIQKRNQTPFKRLLRKIGSIFIPLIPGLVASGIINGIANFAKNAGADPTETWLQLLLIIGGGIFASLGILVGYNTAKEFGGTPVLGAIAGILVFNPALADVKLFGEALTPGRGGLFAVMLAAWLMAVIEKRVRKFVPNAVDIIVTPLVTVLVVCLFTLVAVQPFAGWLSLGITSGIKAVLDIGGAVAGAVLAGTFLPLVMVGLHHGLTPIHMEFINKIGSTPILPILAMAGAGQVGAAIAIFVKTKNKRLRNIIKGALPVGFLGIGEPLLYGVTLPLGRPFLTACLGAAVGGAFQAVMKTAALGIGVSGLSLIPLIADNKYMLYFAGLFISYVFGFIFTYFFGFKEEMAENI